A portion of the Daphnia magna isolate NIES linkage group LG4, ASM2063170v1.1, whole genome shotgun sequence genome contains these proteins:
- the LOC116921394 gene encoding la-related protein Larp4B isoform X2 translates to MPYQVHQRGHRPFVTLSFINVDHTLVNGEAVMPSPVALSVESLPAVDSPDMLSPSPVTVSLVQDTTKTMMNGDQLQSKEGESGSVQNESVVVSSEIVNNPSAMSPIGDVPVDRLKHALAVQLEYYFSRENLANDAYLVSQMDGDQYVPIWTVANFNQIKKLTTDIKLITEVLKESPNVQVDDEEMRVRPSHKRCIVILREIDGTTPVEEVRAIFADESLPKILSCEFAHNNVWYITFESDDDAQRAYHYVRDNVKEYKGRPINARIKAKPAMNRFFGLPGGVNNGLPGVPPGMSIVPPAVPLPVPVILAPGAPLPVAVAPVPPTAVPLVAATGTAPSLKNGYPTAVASGTPPPHEGAVAVNPSVNQQQQPHMQPHHQQQPRFLYAAPPAPGSPYGAQPQLQLYAFHHPSSFYTPTVLQAWPSTTAAGTSLFDLAPVFAMNGLSPQATFKPSPNPRYPGNMGGRGRGAHRRNLSTHSNANNQNETSVSAHSPGFSQQQQSGGLSGSAGGNASSTANGVSMSNGPSAAPLPSKNSNSPQAGTSVSSSSPVTSNAGGSGRDNKEASAVSGTSHHPLQKQATDGAPAAVGAAGYAPASSDERRHHHEANNERNFGADRGDRQQYGFGGRGRGRPRGDRGNRGGGYSSYYRGASNGPYRGGSGGGGGGDRERQDRDSRHGSFGSSVGSGGGSYQSRVNGPHQHHHHGNGNSSTTSPAPDFDLQAVSSFPPLPGLEAGAPSGASLAVSSNSAGGNAVNSEATPKTEENSTPECVAHLGAVNSSGASGAWGESKLSDVVKGVAKPKSGSNNGHGPKHLLNGPALVPSGGHNSNAAASSSAASVITPSGGMLGATKATSLESQPSPLPNGDLAQSTLALTPPTSPGKKEKPFSGSAVQQANTSKPAKAQTSTQQSLIHHHQQPTATGTPPSDVAPVKVVVAPVHPPGVSYAKMAEQNKDRLEQMAREVKERELEQERERRRVAQTKLAANQGKTGARPGGPGQTPGNVAPSTNSSSQGPAAVQQQHQHQYRNDRRKDKQAHHVNINMGSDIEVGGSRDRSKSP, encoded by the exons ATGCCTTATCAAGTTCATCAACGAGGGCACCGGCCATTCGTTACACTTAGCTTTATCAACGTTG ATCATACATTGGTGAATGGGGAAGCAGTCATGCCTTCACCAGTGGCTCTCTCCGTGGAATCTTTGCCTGCTGTAGACTCACCGGACATGCTGAG CCCGAGCCCAGTGACTGTGTCCCTTGTACAAGACACTACCAAGACAATGATGAATGGTGACCAACTGCAATCCAAAGAAGGGGAGAGTGGTTCTGTCCAGAATGAATCAGTAGTGGTTTCAAGTGAGATTGTGAACAATCCTTCTGCAATGTCTCCCATCGGGGATGTTCCAGTCGACAGGCTAAAGCATGCTTTAGCTGTGCAATTAGAATACTACTTTTCAAGGGAAAACCTGGCTAATGATGCTTATTTGGTGTCTCAAATGGATGGGGACCAATATGTTCCTATTTGGACTGTGGCTAACTTCAATCAAATCAAGAAATTGACAACTGATATTAAGCTGATCACAGAAGTTTTGAAGGAATCACCAAATGTCCAG GTGGATGACGAAGAGATGCGCGTGCGACCTAGCCACAAACGTTGCATTGTGATTCTTCGAGAGATTGATGGCACTACGCCAGTTGAGGAAGTACGTGCCATTTTCGCTGATGAGTCTCTACCCAAGATACTCTCCTGCGAGTTTGCTCATAACAATGTATGGTACATTACTTTTGAATCGGACGACGATGCCCAGCGAGCCTACCACTATGTTCGAGATAACGTTAAGGAATACAAG GGCCGTCCAATCAATGCACGCATAAAGGCTAAGCCGGCGATGAATCGCTTTTTCGGCTTGCCAGGTGGAGTGAATAATGGGTTGCCTGGTGTTCCTCCCGGTATGAGCATTGTTCCACCAGCCGTTCCTCTCCCTGTCCCGGTGATCCTGGCACCTGGAGCTCCTTTGCCTGTGGCTGTAGCACCAGTGCCTCCCACTGCTGTCCCTTTGGTTGCTGCAACTGGTACGGCTCCGTCGCTCAAGAACGGATATCCAACTGCCGTGGCAAGTGGAACTCCGCCCCCGCACGAAGGTGCGGTCGCTGTTAATCCTTCGGTAAaccaacagcagcagccaCACATGCAGCCGCATCATCAGCAGCAGCCTAGATTCCTCTATGCAGCACCTCCCGCCCCTGGATCACCGTATGGAGCACAACCTCAGCTTCAGTTATACGCGTTCCATCATCCCAGTTCATTCTACACGCCAACTGTCCTACAG GCGTGGCCTTCGACGACCGCCGCCGGTACTTCGCTGTTTGATTTGGCACCGGTGTTTGCTATGAATGGTCTGTCGCCTCAAGCAACGTTTAAACCGTCACCCAATCCACGCTACCCAGGTAACATGGGCGGCCGAGGACGGGGTGCTCATCGTCGAAATTTATCGACACATTCTAATGCGAATAACCAAAACGAAACAAGCGTTTCGGCGCATTCTCCTGGATtcagccaacaacaacaatctgGCGGCTTGAGCGGTTCTGCTGGTGGCAATGCCAGCAGCACTGCGAACGGCGTTTCTATGAGTAACGGGCCATCCGCTGCGCCCCTTCCGTCCAAAAACAGTAACTCCCCTCAAGCGGGGACGAGTGTTTCGTCCTCTTCACCGGTGACTAGCAACGCTGGCGGCAGTGGACGTGATAATAAGGAAGCGAGCGCTGTAAGCGGCACTAGTCATCATCCGCTTCAGAAACAGGCGACTGATGGCGCTCCTGCTGCGGTCGGAGCAGCAGGTTACGCTCCTGCTTCTAGCGATGAAAGGCGACACCATCACGAAGCCAACAACGAAAGGAATTTTG GAGCCGACCGTGGCGATAGACAACAGTACGGATTTGGCGGCAGAGGCCGTGGTCGACCTAGAG GTGATAGAGGGAATAGAGGAGGCGGATATTCGTCCTATTATCGCGGTGCATCAAATGGCCCTTACCGTGGTGGCAGCGGCGGAGGCGGTGGTGGAGATCGTGAACGACAGGATCGTGACTCGCGGCACGGTAGCTTCGGCTCCTCTGTTGGTAGTGGCGGGGGAAGTTACCAGTCGCGTGTTAATGGCCCACATCAGCATCACCATCATGGTAATGGTAATAGCAGCACGACTAGCCCAGCACCCGATTTCGACCTTCAGGCAGTTTCTTCGTTTCCGCCTTTACCTGGTCTGGAAGCTGGAGCTCCTAGTGGAGCGTCTCTCGCTGTGTCAAGCAACTCTGCCG GTGGTAATGCAGTAAACTCTGAAGCGACGCCCAAAACTGAGGAGAACAGTACACCGGAATGTGTAGCTCATTTAGGAGCAGTTAATAGTAGCGGAGCAAGTGGAGCTTGGGGTGAGAGTAAACTGTCGGATGTAGTGAAAGGTGTGGCCAAACCGAAAAGTGGCTCAAATAACGGGCATGGTCCAAAACATCTATTGAACGGCCCCGCTTTGGTTCCGAGCGGAGGGCATAACAGCAATGCAGCAGCCAGTAGTTCTGCAGCTTCCGTGATAACGCCATCGGGTGGCATGTTGGGTGCAACCAAGGCAACTTCACTCGAGAGCCAACCATCTCCATTGCCTAACGGTGATCTCGCACAGTCCACTCTTGCCCTCACTCCGCCCACATCCcctggaaaaaaagaaaagcctttTTCGGGTTCTGCTGTTCAACAAGCCAATACTTCAAAACCGGCCAAAGCGCAAACGTCCACTCAACAATCGCTCATACACCACCATCAACAACCCACGGCAACTGGAACTCCTCCCTCCGATGTAGCGCCGGTTAAAGTAGTTGTCGCTCCTGTTCATCCGCCCGGCGTTTCGTACGCTAAAATGGCCGAACAGAACAAGGATCGATTGGAACAAATGGCACGCGAAGTCAAAGAGCGCGAGCTAGAACAGGAACGTGAGAGGAGGAGGGTAGCCCAAACGA AATTGGCAGCTAATCAGGGTAAAACTGGTGCACGGCCGGGTGGGCCTGGTCAAACACCCGGTAATGTAGCGCCGTCAACTAATTCGTCAAGCCAAGGACCAGCAGCTgtgcagcagcagcatcaaCATCAATATCGCAACGACAGACGTAAAGACAAGCAGGCTCACCACGTCAATATTAATATGGGCAGCGATATTGAGGTTGGTGGTTCACGTGACCGTTCCAAATCTCCTTGA
- the LOC116921394 gene encoding la-related protein Larp4B isoform X3, whose protein sequence is MPSPVALSVESLPAVDSPDMLSPSPVTVSLVQDTTKTMMNGDQLQSKEGESGSVQNESVVVSSEIVNNPSAMSPIGDVPVDRLKHALAVQLEYYFSRENLANDAYLVSQMDGDQYVPIWTVANFNQIKKLTTDIKLITEVLKESPNVQVDDEEMRVRPSHKRCIVILREIDGTTPVEEVRAIFADESLPKILSCEFAHNNVWYITFESDDDAQRAYHYVRDNVKEYKGRPINARIKAKPAMNRFFGLPGGVNNGLPGVPPGMSIVPPAVPLPVPVILAPGAPLPVAVAPVPPTAVPLVAATGTAPSLKNGYPTAVASGTPPPHEGAVAVNPSVNQQQQPHMQPHHQQQPRFLYAAPPAPGSPYGAQPQLQLYAFHHPSSFYTPTVLQAWPSTTAAGTSLFDLAPVFAMNGLSPQATFKPSPNPRYPGNMGGRGRGAHRRNLSTHSNANNQNETSVSAHSPGFSQQQQSGGLSGSAGGNASSTANGVSMSNGPSAAPLPSKNSNSPQAGTSVSSSSPVTSNAGGSGRDNKEASAVSGTSHHPLQKQATDGAPAAVGAAGYAPASSDERRHHHEANNERNFGADRGDRQQYGFGGRGRGRPRGDRGNRGGGYSSYYRGASNGPYRGGSGGGGGGDRERQDRDSRHGSFGSSVGSGGGSYQSRVNGPHQHHHHGNGNSSTTSPAPDFDLQAVSSFPPLPGLEAGAPSGASLAVSSNSAGGNAVNSEATPKTEENSTPECVAHLGAVNSSGASGAWGESKLSDVVKGVAKPKSGSNNGHGPKHLLNGPALVPSGGHNSNAAASSSAASVITPSGGMLGATKATSLESQPSPLPNGDLAQSTLALTPPTSPGKKEKPFSGSAVQQANTSKPAKAQTSTQQSLIHHHQQPTATGTPPSDVAPVKVVVAPVHPPGVSYAKMAEQNKDRLEQMAREVKERELEQERERRRVAQTKLAANQGKTGARPGGPGQTPGNVAPSTNSSSQGPAAVQQQHQHQYRNDRRKDKQAHHVNINMGSDIEVGGSRDRSKSP, encoded by the exons ATGCCTTCACCAGTGGCTCTCTCCGTGGAATCTTTGCCTGCTGTAGACTCACCGGACATGCTGAG CCCGAGCCCAGTGACTGTGTCCCTTGTACAAGACACTACCAAGACAATGATGAATGGTGACCAACTGCAATCCAAAGAAGGGGAGAGTGGTTCTGTCCAGAATGAATCAGTAGTGGTTTCAAGTGAGATTGTGAACAATCCTTCTGCAATGTCTCCCATCGGGGATGTTCCAGTCGACAGGCTAAAGCATGCTTTAGCTGTGCAATTAGAATACTACTTTTCAAGGGAAAACCTGGCTAATGATGCTTATTTGGTGTCTCAAATGGATGGGGACCAATATGTTCCTATTTGGACTGTGGCTAACTTCAATCAAATCAAGAAATTGACAACTGATATTAAGCTGATCACAGAAGTTTTGAAGGAATCACCAAATGTCCAG GTGGATGACGAAGAGATGCGCGTGCGACCTAGCCACAAACGTTGCATTGTGATTCTTCGAGAGATTGATGGCACTACGCCAGTTGAGGAAGTACGTGCCATTTTCGCTGATGAGTCTCTACCCAAGATACTCTCCTGCGAGTTTGCTCATAACAATGTATGGTACATTACTTTTGAATCGGACGACGATGCCCAGCGAGCCTACCACTATGTTCGAGATAACGTTAAGGAATACAAG GGCCGTCCAATCAATGCACGCATAAAGGCTAAGCCGGCGATGAATCGCTTTTTCGGCTTGCCAGGTGGAGTGAATAATGGGTTGCCTGGTGTTCCTCCCGGTATGAGCATTGTTCCACCAGCCGTTCCTCTCCCTGTCCCGGTGATCCTGGCACCTGGAGCTCCTTTGCCTGTGGCTGTAGCACCAGTGCCTCCCACTGCTGTCCCTTTGGTTGCTGCAACTGGTACGGCTCCGTCGCTCAAGAACGGATATCCAACTGCCGTGGCAAGTGGAACTCCGCCCCCGCACGAAGGTGCGGTCGCTGTTAATCCTTCGGTAAaccaacagcagcagccaCACATGCAGCCGCATCATCAGCAGCAGCCTAGATTCCTCTATGCAGCACCTCCCGCCCCTGGATCACCGTATGGAGCACAACCTCAGCTTCAGTTATACGCGTTCCATCATCCCAGTTCATTCTACACGCCAACTGTCCTACAG GCGTGGCCTTCGACGACCGCCGCCGGTACTTCGCTGTTTGATTTGGCACCGGTGTTTGCTATGAATGGTCTGTCGCCTCAAGCAACGTTTAAACCGTCACCCAATCCACGCTACCCAGGTAACATGGGCGGCCGAGGACGGGGTGCTCATCGTCGAAATTTATCGACACATTCTAATGCGAATAACCAAAACGAAACAAGCGTTTCGGCGCATTCTCCTGGATtcagccaacaacaacaatctgGCGGCTTGAGCGGTTCTGCTGGTGGCAATGCCAGCAGCACTGCGAACGGCGTTTCTATGAGTAACGGGCCATCCGCTGCGCCCCTTCCGTCCAAAAACAGTAACTCCCCTCAAGCGGGGACGAGTGTTTCGTCCTCTTCACCGGTGACTAGCAACGCTGGCGGCAGTGGACGTGATAATAAGGAAGCGAGCGCTGTAAGCGGCACTAGTCATCATCCGCTTCAGAAACAGGCGACTGATGGCGCTCCTGCTGCGGTCGGAGCAGCAGGTTACGCTCCTGCTTCTAGCGATGAAAGGCGACACCATCACGAAGCCAACAACGAAAGGAATTTTG GAGCCGACCGTGGCGATAGACAACAGTACGGATTTGGCGGCAGAGGCCGTGGTCGACCTAGAG GTGATAGAGGGAATAGAGGAGGCGGATATTCGTCCTATTATCGCGGTGCATCAAATGGCCCTTACCGTGGTGGCAGCGGCGGAGGCGGTGGTGGAGATCGTGAACGACAGGATCGTGACTCGCGGCACGGTAGCTTCGGCTCCTCTGTTGGTAGTGGCGGGGGAAGTTACCAGTCGCGTGTTAATGGCCCACATCAGCATCACCATCATGGTAATGGTAATAGCAGCACGACTAGCCCAGCACCCGATTTCGACCTTCAGGCAGTTTCTTCGTTTCCGCCTTTACCTGGTCTGGAAGCTGGAGCTCCTAGTGGAGCGTCTCTCGCTGTGTCAAGCAACTCTGCCG GTGGTAATGCAGTAAACTCTGAAGCGACGCCCAAAACTGAGGAGAACAGTACACCGGAATGTGTAGCTCATTTAGGAGCAGTTAATAGTAGCGGAGCAAGTGGAGCTTGGGGTGAGAGTAAACTGTCGGATGTAGTGAAAGGTGTGGCCAAACCGAAAAGTGGCTCAAATAACGGGCATGGTCCAAAACATCTATTGAACGGCCCCGCTTTGGTTCCGAGCGGAGGGCATAACAGCAATGCAGCAGCCAGTAGTTCTGCAGCTTCCGTGATAACGCCATCGGGTGGCATGTTGGGTGCAACCAAGGCAACTTCACTCGAGAGCCAACCATCTCCATTGCCTAACGGTGATCTCGCACAGTCCACTCTTGCCCTCACTCCGCCCACATCCcctggaaaaaaagaaaagcctttTTCGGGTTCTGCTGTTCAACAAGCCAATACTTCAAAACCGGCCAAAGCGCAAACGTCCACTCAACAATCGCTCATACACCACCATCAACAACCCACGGCAACTGGAACTCCTCCCTCCGATGTAGCGCCGGTTAAAGTAGTTGTCGCTCCTGTTCATCCGCCCGGCGTTTCGTACGCTAAAATGGCCGAACAGAACAAGGATCGATTGGAACAAATGGCACGCGAAGTCAAAGAGCGCGAGCTAGAACAGGAACGTGAGAGGAGGAGGGTAGCCCAAACGA AATTGGCAGCTAATCAGGGTAAAACTGGTGCACGGCCGGGTGGGCCTGGTCAAACACCCGGTAATGTAGCGCCGTCAACTAATTCGTCAAGCCAAGGACCAGCAGCTgtgcagcagcagcatcaaCATCAATATCGCAACGACAGACGTAAAGACAAGCAGGCTCACCACGTCAATATTAATATGGGCAGCGATATTGAGGTTGGTGGTTCACGTGACCGTTCCAAATCTCCTTGA
- the LOC116921394 gene encoding la-related protein Larp4B isoform X1 gives MPREQQLDRVGGGGVSRQNRRPPLIKNAGCCLMLDPHYSNSSMYLGDEGTYVCKAFSPRSYVIQKVGPSSTSPPPPLSAVPSLNPDAVVFESNHLTRQITDTDSIVIDRPTAVTHSSGKDHTLVNGEAVMPSPVALSVESLPAVDSPDMLSPSPVTVSLVQDTTKTMMNGDQLQSKEGESGSVQNESVVVSSEIVNNPSAMSPIGDVPVDRLKHALAVQLEYYFSRENLANDAYLVSQMDGDQYVPIWTVANFNQIKKLTTDIKLITEVLKESPNVQVDDEEMRVRPSHKRCIVILREIDGTTPVEEVRAIFADESLPKILSCEFAHNNVWYITFESDDDAQRAYHYVRDNVKEYKGRPINARIKAKPAMNRFFGLPGGVNNGLPGVPPGMSIVPPAVPLPVPVILAPGAPLPVAVAPVPPTAVPLVAATGTAPSLKNGYPTAVASGTPPPHEGAVAVNPSVNQQQQPHMQPHHQQQPRFLYAAPPAPGSPYGAQPQLQLYAFHHPSSFYTPTVLQAWPSTTAAGTSLFDLAPVFAMNGLSPQATFKPSPNPRYPGNMGGRGRGAHRRNLSTHSNANNQNETSVSAHSPGFSQQQQSGGLSGSAGGNASSTANGVSMSNGPSAAPLPSKNSNSPQAGTSVSSSSPVTSNAGGSGRDNKEASAVSGTSHHPLQKQATDGAPAAVGAAGYAPASSDERRHHHEANNERNFGADRGDRQQYGFGGRGRGRPRGDRGNRGGGYSSYYRGASNGPYRGGSGGGGGGDRERQDRDSRHGSFGSSVGSGGGSYQSRVNGPHQHHHHGNGNSSTTSPAPDFDLQAVSSFPPLPGLEAGAPSGASLAVSSNSAGGNAVNSEATPKTEENSTPECVAHLGAVNSSGASGAWGESKLSDVVKGVAKPKSGSNNGHGPKHLLNGPALVPSGGHNSNAAASSSAASVITPSGGMLGATKATSLESQPSPLPNGDLAQSTLALTPPTSPGKKEKPFSGSAVQQANTSKPAKAQTSTQQSLIHHHQQPTATGTPPSDVAPVKVVVAPVHPPGVSYAKMAEQNKDRLEQMAREVKERELEQERERRRVAQTKLAANQGKTGARPGGPGQTPGNVAPSTNSSSQGPAAVQQQHQHQYRNDRRKDKQAHHVNINMGSDIEVGGSRDRSKSP, from the exons ATGCCGCGAGAGCAGCAGCTGGATCGTGTGGGAGGAGGCGGAGTGAGTCGGCAAAACAGACGGCCACCACTAATCAAGAATGCTGGATGCTGTTTAATGCTAGATCCTCACTACAGCAATAGTAGCATGTATTTGGGCGATGAGGGCACTTATGTCTGTAAAGCATTCAGTCCTCGATCTTACGTCATTCAAAAG GTTGGACCCTCTTCGACGTCACCTCCACCACCTTTATCGGCAGTACCTTCGCTGAATCCCGACGCTGTCGTTTTTGAAAGCAATCATCTGACCAGACAAATAACTGACACGGACAGTATTGTCATTGACCGCCCGACTGCAGTAACCCACTCCTCAGGAAAAG ATCATACATTGGTGAATGGGGAAGCAGTCATGCCTTCACCAGTGGCTCTCTCCGTGGAATCTTTGCCTGCTGTAGACTCACCGGACATGCTGAG CCCGAGCCCAGTGACTGTGTCCCTTGTACAAGACACTACCAAGACAATGATGAATGGTGACCAACTGCAATCCAAAGAAGGGGAGAGTGGTTCTGTCCAGAATGAATCAGTAGTGGTTTCAAGTGAGATTGTGAACAATCCTTCTGCAATGTCTCCCATCGGGGATGTTCCAGTCGACAGGCTAAAGCATGCTTTAGCTGTGCAATTAGAATACTACTTTTCAAGGGAAAACCTGGCTAATGATGCTTATTTGGTGTCTCAAATGGATGGGGACCAATATGTTCCTATTTGGACTGTGGCTAACTTCAATCAAATCAAGAAATTGACAACTGATATTAAGCTGATCACAGAAGTTTTGAAGGAATCACCAAATGTCCAG GTGGATGACGAAGAGATGCGCGTGCGACCTAGCCACAAACGTTGCATTGTGATTCTTCGAGAGATTGATGGCACTACGCCAGTTGAGGAAGTACGTGCCATTTTCGCTGATGAGTCTCTACCCAAGATACTCTCCTGCGAGTTTGCTCATAACAATGTATGGTACATTACTTTTGAATCGGACGACGATGCCCAGCGAGCCTACCACTATGTTCGAGATAACGTTAAGGAATACAAG GGCCGTCCAATCAATGCACGCATAAAGGCTAAGCCGGCGATGAATCGCTTTTTCGGCTTGCCAGGTGGAGTGAATAATGGGTTGCCTGGTGTTCCTCCCGGTATGAGCATTGTTCCACCAGCCGTTCCTCTCCCTGTCCCGGTGATCCTGGCACCTGGAGCTCCTTTGCCTGTGGCTGTAGCACCAGTGCCTCCCACTGCTGTCCCTTTGGTTGCTGCAACTGGTACGGCTCCGTCGCTCAAGAACGGATATCCAACTGCCGTGGCAAGTGGAACTCCGCCCCCGCACGAAGGTGCGGTCGCTGTTAATCCTTCGGTAAaccaacagcagcagccaCACATGCAGCCGCATCATCAGCAGCAGCCTAGATTCCTCTATGCAGCACCTCCCGCCCCTGGATCACCGTATGGAGCACAACCTCAGCTTCAGTTATACGCGTTCCATCATCCCAGTTCATTCTACACGCCAACTGTCCTACAG GCGTGGCCTTCGACGACCGCCGCCGGTACTTCGCTGTTTGATTTGGCACCGGTGTTTGCTATGAATGGTCTGTCGCCTCAAGCAACGTTTAAACCGTCACCCAATCCACGCTACCCAGGTAACATGGGCGGCCGAGGACGGGGTGCTCATCGTCGAAATTTATCGACACATTCTAATGCGAATAACCAAAACGAAACAAGCGTTTCGGCGCATTCTCCTGGATtcagccaacaacaacaatctgGCGGCTTGAGCGGTTCTGCTGGTGGCAATGCCAGCAGCACTGCGAACGGCGTTTCTATGAGTAACGGGCCATCCGCTGCGCCCCTTCCGTCCAAAAACAGTAACTCCCCTCAAGCGGGGACGAGTGTTTCGTCCTCTTCACCGGTGACTAGCAACGCTGGCGGCAGTGGACGTGATAATAAGGAAGCGAGCGCTGTAAGCGGCACTAGTCATCATCCGCTTCAGAAACAGGCGACTGATGGCGCTCCTGCTGCGGTCGGAGCAGCAGGTTACGCTCCTGCTTCTAGCGATGAAAGGCGACACCATCACGAAGCCAACAACGAAAGGAATTTTG GAGCCGACCGTGGCGATAGACAACAGTACGGATTTGGCGGCAGAGGCCGTGGTCGACCTAGAG GTGATAGAGGGAATAGAGGAGGCGGATATTCGTCCTATTATCGCGGTGCATCAAATGGCCCTTACCGTGGTGGCAGCGGCGGAGGCGGTGGTGGAGATCGTGAACGACAGGATCGTGACTCGCGGCACGGTAGCTTCGGCTCCTCTGTTGGTAGTGGCGGGGGAAGTTACCAGTCGCGTGTTAATGGCCCACATCAGCATCACCATCATGGTAATGGTAATAGCAGCACGACTAGCCCAGCACCCGATTTCGACCTTCAGGCAGTTTCTTCGTTTCCGCCTTTACCTGGTCTGGAAGCTGGAGCTCCTAGTGGAGCGTCTCTCGCTGTGTCAAGCAACTCTGCCG GTGGTAATGCAGTAAACTCTGAAGCGACGCCCAAAACTGAGGAGAACAGTACACCGGAATGTGTAGCTCATTTAGGAGCAGTTAATAGTAGCGGAGCAAGTGGAGCTTGGGGTGAGAGTAAACTGTCGGATGTAGTGAAAGGTGTGGCCAAACCGAAAAGTGGCTCAAATAACGGGCATGGTCCAAAACATCTATTGAACGGCCCCGCTTTGGTTCCGAGCGGAGGGCATAACAGCAATGCAGCAGCCAGTAGTTCTGCAGCTTCCGTGATAACGCCATCGGGTGGCATGTTGGGTGCAACCAAGGCAACTTCACTCGAGAGCCAACCATCTCCATTGCCTAACGGTGATCTCGCACAGTCCACTCTTGCCCTCACTCCGCCCACATCCcctggaaaaaaagaaaagcctttTTCGGGTTCTGCTGTTCAACAAGCCAATACTTCAAAACCGGCCAAAGCGCAAACGTCCACTCAACAATCGCTCATACACCACCATCAACAACCCACGGCAACTGGAACTCCTCCCTCCGATGTAGCGCCGGTTAAAGTAGTTGTCGCTCCTGTTCATCCGCCCGGCGTTTCGTACGCTAAAATGGCCGAACAGAACAAGGATCGATTGGAACAAATGGCACGCGAAGTCAAAGAGCGCGAGCTAGAACAGGAACGTGAGAGGAGGAGGGTAGCCCAAACGA AATTGGCAGCTAATCAGGGTAAAACTGGTGCACGGCCGGGTGGGCCTGGTCAAACACCCGGTAATGTAGCGCCGTCAACTAATTCGTCAAGCCAAGGACCAGCAGCTgtgcagcagcagcatcaaCATCAATATCGCAACGACAGACGTAAAGACAAGCAGGCTCACCACGTCAATATTAATATGGGCAGCGATATTGAGGTTGGTGGTTCACGTGACCGTTCCAAATCTCCTTGA